The Neorhodopirellula lusitana genome contains a region encoding:
- a CDS encoding coproporphyrinogen-III oxidase family protein, which translates to MTNTSSDEKTEVGSVFISNYPPYSQWKDDALSDVRERLNQPPQTDSPLGLYLHIPFCRKRCKFCYFKVFTDVKAPEVQRYVDALCNEISMVSKLPVMGDRPFRFVYFGGGTPSFLSPKQLTKLADRLHEHITWDGAEEVTFECEPGTLSETKVKTLRETLGVTRISLGIENFSDQLLEDNGRAHLSKQVFNAWEWIEAADFNNVNIDLIAGMVGETWDNWKDNIRRTIDMSPESVTIYQMELPFNTIYSKDILGKKIESPVASWQLKRDWVDYAFDELIAAGYKVSSGYTLVKDLGEDSGMVSFSYRDNLWKGADLIATGIASFGHAGGVHYQNLPHMPAYLETIEKGELPLGRGFVPTQHQSLVREMILLLKRGYLERDYFTKKFGADIVQQWQEVWDGYVEQGLVEISDSKITLTREGLLRVDSMLSAFFEPEHQNVRYT; encoded by the coding sequence ATGACGAACACATCGAGCGACGAGAAAACCGAAGTAGGCAGTGTCTTTATCTCGAACTATCCGCCGTACAGTCAATGGAAAGACGATGCGTTGTCGGATGTTCGGGAGCGGCTGAATCAACCGCCGCAAACCGACAGTCCGCTGGGGCTCTACTTGCATATCCCGTTTTGCCGTAAACGCTGCAAGTTTTGCTATTTCAAGGTGTTCACGGACGTGAAAGCGCCTGAGGTGCAGCGTTATGTTGACGCTCTGTGCAACGAAATTTCCATGGTCAGCAAGCTGCCTGTAATGGGAGACCGACCGTTCCGCTTTGTTTACTTCGGTGGCGGGACGCCCAGTTTCTTGTCGCCGAAACAGCTAACCAAGCTCGCCGACCGACTGCACGAGCACATTACTTGGGACGGTGCGGAAGAGGTCACGTTTGAATGTGAGCCTGGCACCTTGAGTGAAACCAAGGTCAAGACGCTTCGCGAGACCCTCGGCGTCACTCGTATCAGCCTTGGGATCGAGAACTTCTCGGATCAATTGCTTGAAGACAACGGACGCGCCCACCTGTCCAAGCAAGTTTTCAATGCTTGGGAATGGATCGAGGCCGCTGACTTCAATAACGTGAACATCGACTTGATCGCCGGCATGGTCGGCGAGACGTGGGACAATTGGAAAGACAATATCCGTCGCACGATCGACATGTCACCGGAAAGCGTGACGATCTATCAAATGGAGCTGCCGTTCAACACGATCTACAGCAAAGACATTTTGGGCAAGAAGATTGAAAGCCCGGTCGCATCGTGGCAGCTCAAGCGAGACTGGGTGGATTACGCGTTCGATGAGTTGATCGCCGCAGGTTACAAGGTCAGCAGTGGGTACACGCTGGTCAAGGATTTGGGCGAAGACAGTGGGATGGTGAGTTTTTCGTATCGCGACAACCTGTGGAAAGGTGCGGACTTAATTGCAACCGGGATCGCGAGTTTCGGTCACGCCGGCGGCGTCCATTACCAGAACTTGCCGCACATGCCCGCCTATCTGGAGACGATCGAAAAGGGCGAGTTGCCGTTGGGGCGTGGCTTTGTTCCAACACAGCACCAGTCGCTGGTTCGCGAGATGATCTTGTTGCTTAAACGTGGATACTTGGAGCGAGACTACTTCACCAAGAAGTTCGGCGCTGACATCGTTCAGCAGTGGCAAGAGGTTTGGGATGGCTACGTGGAGCAAGGGCTTGTCGAGATCAGCGATTCCAAGATAACGCTGACCCGAGAAGGGTTGTTGCGAGTCGACTCGATGTTGTCGGCTTTCTTTGAGCCTGAGCATCAAAACGTTCGCTACACATGA
- the folP gene encoding dihydropteroate synthase → MSPDPHGNAGRHVSLGPLESSVWQTSQRSLTYTGRPLVMGILNVTPDSFSDGGRFSDPASFDGAGVVSGSKAVELAVDAALQMQADGADIIDIGGESTRPYSDPVDAEQEIQRVVPVIEGLSGRLSIPISIDTSKAMVAKAALDAGAEIINDVTGLEGDPAMMALACQSQAGVCVMHMQGTPQTMQDAPSYADVVEEIRQYLIQRRDACLAAGIELQRICLDPGIGFGKTHQHNFQLMRGVERFLDLGCVCLIGHSRKGFIKKRLAGATEKSGIAYDPLAGTLGVSLAAAVAGAHVLRVHDVRETVQAIDLFQACREPSKS, encoded by the coding sequence ATGAGCCCAGATCCGCATGGGAACGCTGGTCGGCACGTGAGTTTAGGGCCGCTAGAGAGTTCAGTGTGGCAGACTTCTCAGCGGTCGCTGACCTACACTGGACGCCCGCTGGTGATGGGTATCCTGAACGTGACACCGGATAGTTTTTCCGACGGCGGGCGATTTTCTGACCCGGCATCGTTTGATGGTGCGGGAGTCGTTTCTGGCTCGAAGGCGGTTGAGCTAGCGGTCGATGCGGCGTTGCAAATGCAAGCCGACGGAGCCGACATCATCGATATTGGCGGCGAGAGTACTCGACCGTACAGCGACCCGGTTGATGCGGAACAGGAAATCCAGCGGGTCGTGCCAGTGATCGAAGGCTTGTCCGGTCGGCTCTCGATTCCGATTAGCATCGACACCAGCAAGGCGATGGTTGCTAAGGCAGCATTGGATGCGGGCGCTGAAATTATCAACGACGTGACAGGGTTGGAAGGCGATCCCGCAATGATGGCGCTGGCGTGTCAGTCCCAAGCCGGTGTGTGCGTGATGCACATGCAGGGGACGCCGCAAACCATGCAAGATGCCCCTTCATATGCCGATGTGGTCGAAGAGATTCGACAGTATTTGATCCAGCGAAGAGACGCGTGTTTGGCCGCCGGGATCGAATTGCAGCGCATCTGCTTGGATCCAGGAATCGGGTTTGGCAAAACCCATCAACATAACTTTCAGTTGATGCGAGGCGTGGAGCGTTTCCTCGACTTGGGGTGTGTGTGCCTGATCGGGCATTCGCGTAAGGGATTTATTAAGAAGCGGCTCGCTGGCGCAACTGAAAAGTCTGGGATCGCCTACGATCCGCTTGCTGGCACGCTGGGAGTCTCCCTAGCCGCCGCGGTTGCGGGAGCACATGTCTTGCGCGTTCACGATGTGCGTGAGACGGTGCAGGCAATCGATTTGTTTCAAGCCTGCCGCGAACCCTCGAAATCTTAA
- the yaaA gene encoding peroxide stress protein YaaA, whose translation MLIVLSPAKTMDFESAVAVKMPALSKSDQKPALIKHSVELAQLLKTQTPDDLRRMMGISEALAELNHARFQDWESPHPSNGSKEALFAFQGDVYQGLNADSFTPKQLEVAQNQIRILSGLYGVLRPLDRILPYRLEMGTSLANAHGKDLYAFWGNAITQELAKQMEINQSRFLLNLASHEYFRSVKRAQLPAPVVAPAFKENKNGKYKIISFFAKKARGTMAAWVIRNRVRTLDKLTQFAEDDYRYDADSSTDKVPVFLRG comes from the coding sequence ATGTTGATCGTACTTTCGCCCGCCAAAACAATGGACTTCGAGTCAGCTGTCGCTGTGAAGATGCCAGCACTTTCCAAATCGGACCAAAAGCCCGCCCTGATTAAACACAGCGTTGAACTGGCCCAACTGCTGAAAACGCAGACCCCCGATGATCTACGCCGCATGATGGGAATTAGCGAGGCGTTGGCCGAGCTCAACCACGCTCGCTTCCAAGATTGGGAATCCCCCCATCCGAGCAATGGATCCAAGGAAGCCCTGTTCGCATTTCAAGGCGATGTCTACCAAGGCCTGAATGCCGATTCCTTCACGCCGAAGCAACTAGAAGTCGCCCAGAATCAGATTCGGATTTTGTCTGGGCTCTACGGTGTACTGCGTCCGCTCGACCGCATCCTGCCCTACCGTTTGGAAATGGGCACGTCGCTGGCCAACGCGCACGGCAAAGACCTGTACGCGTTCTGGGGCAATGCGATCACGCAAGAATTGGCCAAGCAAATGGAAATCAACCAATCTCGCTTCCTGCTGAATCTAGCGTCCCACGAGTATTTCCGCAGTGTGAAGCGAGCCCAACTTCCCGCCCCGGTGGTGGCGCCCGCATTCAAGGAAAACAAGAACGGCAAGTACAAGATCATCAGCTTCTTTGCCAAAAAGGCACGAGGCACAATGGCAGCCTGGGTCATTCGCAACCGCGTCCGCACGCTCGACAAACTGACCCAATTCGCCGAGGACGACTACCGCTACGATGCCGATTCTTCAACCGACAAGGTCCCTGTATTCTTACGCGGCTAG
- a CDS encoding flagellar basal body P-ring protein FlgI, whose protein sequence is MPFSRFQMVQAAFACSLWVFVAGCSSLFNRGEGSGKDEAFPSLLAPPKPPELVREAAVPQGLNEIRVDGVAVVNQLAGTGGPALPSLFRDRLLEEMKRNEIAKPNDYLERDDTALVQVRGLIPPGARRGDPIDLQILTPPKTEASDLHGGWLLDTRLRHQQMLQNTVRSSSVMAVGTGAVLTRADFDGTDDATLQVSGRILSGGLVHTDRKLGLVLRPEFQHVKISTAIAEAINRRFYFFDGSTRRGIAKAVEDDYIELDVHPRYRTHEDRLMAVVRAIAVAPESSGTQAKLVQLAERLRNPPTAADAAIQLEAMGEAAIPTLIEGTQTSNPELRFYAAEALAYLDRKEAIEPLIAGVRSHPAFRAPSLAALQGLQDPSVVDSVLTLLDEASLETRYGALVTLRDRKDGKTTLNTQNLNGKYRLYQVPSLGTPAVIVSLNRKSEIVLMGTLSPLSIDSFFIGPSGLVVRRMDAGSSVSQGAGNASPQFRISRFRPGQADAFAEVEATLAGLLRGITEVGGGYGDAVATLRMAKEQGVLNDRLAFDPLPTFQRVYYRESAGESFDDEAADDDEAEL, encoded by the coding sequence ATGCCTTTTTCACGTTTCCAGATGGTTCAAGCTGCCTTCGCATGCAGTCTTTGGGTGTTTGTGGCTGGCTGTTCGTCGCTGTTCAACCGCGGTGAGGGGTCGGGCAAGGATGAGGCGTTCCCAAGCCTGTTGGCTCCTCCTAAGCCGCCCGAATTGGTGCGAGAGGCGGCTGTGCCGCAAGGGTTGAACGAGATCCGGGTTGATGGCGTCGCTGTCGTCAATCAGCTTGCTGGAACGGGCGGACCGGCCTTGCCGTCGCTGTTCCGTGATCGCTTGCTAGAGGAAATGAAGCGAAATGAAATCGCCAAACCAAATGACTATTTGGAACGAGACGATACCGCTTTGGTGCAGGTTCGCGGGCTGATTCCGCCCGGGGCCCGTCGTGGCGATCCAATTGACTTGCAGATCTTGACGCCTCCCAAAACAGAAGCGTCCGACCTGCATGGTGGCTGGCTTTTGGATACCCGTTTGCGTCATCAGCAGATGCTGCAAAACACCGTGCGAAGCAGTAGCGTGATGGCTGTTGGGACCGGGGCCGTGCTGACACGGGCTGATTTCGATGGCACTGATGACGCTACTTTGCAGGTTTCCGGCCGGATTTTGTCCGGTGGGCTGGTCCATACCGATCGGAAGCTCGGATTGGTCCTGCGTCCTGAATTTCAGCACGTCAAAATCTCCACTGCGATTGCCGAAGCGATCAATCGACGGTTCTACTTCTTCGACGGAAGCACCCGGCGAGGCATCGCCAAGGCGGTCGAGGATGACTATATCGAGCTAGACGTGCATCCCCGCTATCGAACTCATGAGGATCGCTTGATGGCGGTCGTGCGAGCGATTGCGGTCGCACCTGAATCTTCAGGCACGCAGGCCAAGTTGGTCCAGCTCGCCGAGCGTTTGCGGAACCCGCCCACAGCGGCGGATGCGGCAATTCAATTGGAAGCCATGGGCGAAGCAGCGATTCCGACCTTGATCGAAGGGACGCAAACCTCCAATCCAGAGCTGCGGTTTTATGCCGCCGAAGCTCTCGCTTATCTAGACCGGAAAGAGGCCATCGAGCCCCTGATTGCTGGGGTTCGATCGCATCCAGCGTTCCGTGCTCCTTCGCTGGCCGCCTTGCAGGGTTTGCAAGATCCCTCGGTTGTCGACTCCGTTTTGACATTGTTGGATGAAGCGAGTTTAGAGACACGTTACGGGGCGCTAGTCACGCTTCGCGATCGCAAAGACGGCAAGACGACGCTGAATACTCAGAATCTAAATGGCAAATATCGCCTGTATCAAGTGCCCTCGCTGGGCACGCCAGCGGTGATTGTGTCGCTGAATCGGAAGTCCGAGATTGTGTTGATGGGCACGTTGTCGCCGCTGTCGATCGACTCGTTCTTCATCGGCCCCAGTGGTCTGGTGGTCCGGCGGATGGATGCCGGTTCATCAGTTTCGCAGGGTGCTGGAAACGCCAGCCCGCAGTTTCGTATCAGCCGGTTTCGTCCGGGCCAGGCCGATGCGTTTGCCGAAGTGGAGGCAACGCTGGCGGGGCTGTTGCGAGGGATTACCGAGGTCGGTGGCGGCTACGGTGACGCAGTCGCGACCCTTCGAATGGCGAAAGAACAAGGCGTGCTGAATGACCGGTTGGCGTTCGATCCGCTGCCTACTTTCCAACGTGTTTACTACCGCGAATCTGCTGGTGAGTCATTTGATGACGAAGCCGCCGATGACGATGAAGCCGAACTGTAG